The following DNA comes from Synechococcus sp. CC9616.
AACATCAAAATTTATTTATTCATGGCGATGAACTCAGTAGTCGTTACCTTGAGCCGCATTCCACAAGATATGAACCCAAACAGATTGAAAAAAAACCGTTACGACCTGCAAGAGCAAACATCATTGATTCATGGAGGAGAGCTGGGGAGCTTGACATGAGAAAACCAATTTTATTCTTTGCTCAATATGAACAAAATATCAATCATGAGATACGTGCTGATATCATTCAACTACTAAAAGAGTATCGAAAATACTGCAACATCGTTGTAATTGCATCAACACCGTCTTTTATTCATAAAAAGAGAACCTTAAAGTCGCTTCAACGTGTAAGCGATATTCTTATTATAAGAGAAAACGAAGGTTATGATTTTGGAGGATGGATGACAGGGTTATCATTCTGCCGCACGGATGTCATCAGATCTCAGGAAATAATTTTAACTAACGACAGCTTTTGGGGACCAATCACACCCCTCAAAGAGTTATTTGAGCGCATCAATGGGTCTTCAGCTGACATGATTGCATTAACAGATGATCTGATGTACTACCCACATCTCACCTCGCCATTCACTGTATACCGAAAAAATGTAATAGACAGTCAAATATTTTTGGAAATATGGGACAACATACAGGTCTGGGAGCAAAAGCGCGATATTGTCAAACAATATGAGGTTGGCATCTCGGTAAAACTGAAAAGCGTAGGTTTTAAATTAAAAAGTCTTTACAGTCATCATGCAAATGGAAATTTATTTCATACAGAGTGGCGGCAGTTAATTGAAGATCAAAGATTTCCCTTCATAAAAGTCAGTCTACTTCGAGATAATCCCTCTAATCAAAATATTGATTGCTGGGAAGAGATCATCAAAATAAGAAATCCGAAGTTGTCAAAGATGATCTCTAAGCAACTTGCATTATGGAAGCAACAGTAACCACCACAATAATATTGTCATGACAACAAAGTTCTGGTTCTCGCCATTCAAATTATCAAACGCATTCCAAGATCATCTTGATTCCTATGGAATAAAGATGAGAGCTAATAAGAACAAAAGTCCAGTGACTGGTGATATATTGATCTACCCAGAACTTTATCGTTTCACTTCATTCCCGGAAATTCGTCATTATACAAATCAAAATATTGATGAAATCCTAAGTAAATATCAGTCAATATTGGAACTTCAGGATAGTCATTCAAGCTATTCGCAATCCGGCATTCTGCAAGAACTATCAAGAAAACAAGAGCCTAACCAAAGCTCAGAAAAAGTTTTATACAATCAATATGTTAATGCCCCAAGCCCAATTAACTTTTTGGTTTGTAGGCTTATTTTCAAAAATTACCAGAGTCTCCTTGATATATATTCCAGAGTTGAAGCCAAAGCAACGAACAGATCCCATTTCATGGAGTATTTTGAAGGAACTTATCAGAATGCTTTGTCTGCTGTATCGGGGCAAGATCTGCTGAACGATTGGTGGGATCTACAGCGCATTATTCATCCAGACTCAAAGTTGAGTTGTCCCAATCATGATTTACTCTCAGTATCAGTTCAACGAATGATTACCATCAAGGCGATATCTGAGTTAAACAATTTACTTAAAGAGAAGATTCTTTTAATGATTAAACACCAGACAAGAGGCTCCTAGATGATGAATAGTCATACAAATGAAATCATCGAAGACATCTCACTTTATCAATCACTGATCAAGAAAAGACAATTTAATATGGCTTGGGAATTGCTCTCCAAAATCCATGGAGTAAAAAATTTAAGCGAGGAACTTGCTGATTTTTTTGCATTAGAGAATGAGGTATTGCAACATAATGGAGTCAACTTTAAAAATTTAGAGTACCAAAATAAGCTGATCACCAAAAAAGCCTCTGATCACTCTGGTATCAAACAAGTGAGGATAGATCATGAGCATGATTGGTACTTTAATGACGAGGTTGCTCAATGCATACTGAAGTCGTGGAGAAAAATAAGCCCTCAATTGCTACCGTCATCAATTCATCGTCTTCTGGTCATTGGCAATAATCTTGACATGTCTACTGGTGTATTCAGGCCAATTTCCCATGTCCTTAATTTCCTTTATCATCATGGCGGCTTCAACTTAAGTACAATACAATTTAATAATGATATAAGTAAATCTGAGATAACAAAAAACCTTGAGGCCTTCGATCTCATCATCATCAATGGTATTCAGCAAGTGTGTCATGTCAAAGAACTAACAGTCTGGCTTGAAGACAATTCGACTAATATTCCAGTTTACGGATATGTTCATGAAACCAAGTGGATCTTTGATCAGCTTAATCAAACAGAAATTCAAAGGCTCAAAACTTTCATCCAGCATTCACACATTTTGCTTTGCAGCAAAGATCAAGTAAGTGATATCAGTAATCTTTCCAAAGCACCATCAATGACAGTCGTCCACAATCCAACACTCTGCGAAACGTTAAAAAAGAACCATAAAGTAACAAATTTAAGAAACCCATCAAGACTTAATCATTCGACTCAAACAACAACAGTAATAATGGTAGGTAGCATTATCAAGAGAAAAGGGTATGAATTTTTTTCAGAATGTGCTCACACAGCAAATCGCAATGGCAATTATATATTTCAGTGGGTAGGAAAGCATCGAGATGCTTCAATTCGATTAGACCCCGAGATTGACTATCCAGGTGAGGTTGCCAGTAAAGAAGTAGAGATGTATTTAAGAAACAGCAACATATTCTTTTTGTCCTCAATTGATGATACTTTCCCCCTCGTAGTTGTTGAAGCCTACATTAATGGCTGCAAACTGTTGCTTCCTAAAACAACAGGCATTGCCAAATACTTCAAAAATCTAAGTGGTGTCATTATCTACGACCGACATGATGCTGACCATATCGCAATACGTCTCAAAGAATTACAGGAATATCCAACGCCAACCACTAATGATCAAGAATTAATCAGTAAGAACTTTGGATTGAGTACATATCTTGAACGTTTCTTCAAAGCAATCAATCAGAGTATATATGAAGCACACACGCAATCACTAAGTAAACTATATGAATCACAAAAAAGACAGAAAATTACAATATTTCTCCATCTATATCATACTGATTTAGTGTTTGAGCTATCCCGAGAGTTAGAGGCGATTGTAAACCATGAATGCACACTAATTGTAACGCTGCCAACCAGTAAATCAACACCTGGATCCATCCAATGGCTTGAATCTATTTTTATCAAACGTTTTAACAAAGTTTTTGTCATTCCATGTGATAACCGTGGACTAGATATTTATCCTTTCTTTAAATCGATTGAATTCCTAGTAAAACATCAACCCGAAGCACTAGAACACGACCATTTAATTCTTAAAATTCATTCAAAGAGATCATTCACTTCGTCAGGCATAATTAAAGGAAATCGCTGGAGGAGAGGATTACTAAAGGGATTACTAGGAACGCGCGAGAATTGTTCAAAATTGATTAGTTTTATTGAAAGTAATGATTCCATAGGCTTAGCGGCACCAGAACAATTTTTAATGGATAAAAGTCTAAGAGATCTACAAGAGTCAAACAACAAATTTTCAATCGATCAGCTTATCGAGTGTTATGGGATATCGCAGGGAGAGGGCACAAAAAAATTTATTCGCGGCACAATGTTTTGGACAAAAAGCTCACTTTTGATTCAACCGCTAACACGCCACAAGCTGCCAAGCAGGGAAGAGTTTCCACCTGGTTATTCCTCTGATGGAACACTTGCCCATGCTTTTGAGAGGATATTAAGCTATATACCGCTGGATCAGAATTCATTCTTGCCTATTCCCAAAAAAGCTCCCTACCAGTATTTAACAGTTGAGATGCTAAATAATAAGGAGATCGGTAAGTCTCTTTCTATTTATTCTGAACCATTCGTTTTTCCAGATATAGCGATAAGCGATGCTAGCAAGGTTAGCTTATGCACTAATTTTGAGTACTTATCAAAAGACTCCAAAAAACTTTTCGACTACGGTCTCTTGGTTGACGAATGTAGCTTTAAAGAGGAAGAAAATGCGCTTGAAATGTGCAAAGTAGTCATTGCAATTGATGCTCTCAAAAGCCTACGTTCTCCAAGTATATATTATCTGAATGATTCTACAATCCAGAAAACCAATAAGAGTTATACTCTTAAAAACCTGTCGCGCGATGCAATTATTGATATTCTATCGGCGCATCTTGGTTGTATAAACAGGCGAGGCTAGATTTAATTCAACACTTAATGGGCTTTTACAAGCTTCCACTCGCTGGAAGAAAGCTCAAGAAGAATTCGTCTATTAATTTGCAAGTCAATTAATTCGTTCTTTAAATCATCCGAAGCTGCACAGTAAATACTGTCGCGTTTTAACTTCCTGGTAAATATCCTTTTTAGCATATCCAAGTATTTTGAACAGTCTGGGTCAGACATCCAAGCTTGAACAACCGCAGACTCATAGTCTTTTCTGGATAAGTTTTCGGACAAACGCATTTCCTCAAGCTCACGAAACTTTTTCTGTCGAGAAGTCTCTTGAAGACTTTTTTGAAGGTTAATCGAGATACGCTCATGAGAAAGATTGTTTGTGTGGGCTAGTTGACCAAGCGCTATTACTAGATCATGCTGATTTTTATGTCTCTGAAGTTGCATTTCGCGACCGCATAAAAATGCAAAATCGTCCTCTTTGTCTGAAAACAAGATCTCTGGCTTAACAGCAAATTTTTCAAATAATTGCTCAAAATATTGTCTATCAATCTGTGTGCTTTGCTGAGATTCCTCAGAAGGTGAAGATCTAAAAGCGATCTAAGGATTTGAATCATTGTTTTTTAATAACAAACTACTGTTTTCTGACGGCAGCCAAGATAAAACCACCAACAGCCCAACCAACAATAACAATACCAATCGAGGCTAAGAAGAACTGCCAACGCCAGTTCATATCTTCTGATGTTGCAAGTTGTGGCTTGCTGAGCATCACAATGAATTTCGCCTGCCTTTGGCTTTCTCGACGGCTATTGTCAACCGCAAGGCGCGCTGCTTCCAAAGCAGTGGTCGCAAATTCAACATCTGCCTTGAGTGATTCAGACTGGGACGTCAGTTTATTGAGATCTCGACCATTAGGACCGACTGCTTTTTGTCTCTCTTCTCGGATTTGACGCTCCAACTCCTGGACTTGGTCTGCAACGTAAGCGACTTCAGGAGATGCTGGGTCGACATAGCGACGTTTCAATGTTGCCAACTCAACTTTCAGATCAACAAGATTTGATTCAAGTTGAGCAATAAAAGACGATGTTGTTTGTTGCTCAACCTCAGGACTTAGTTGTCCATACTTATCCTGAAAATTTTGTAACTTTTGCTTAGCTTTTTGCAATTCATCTTTAGAGATTTCAAGCTCTTTCTGAGCAAATGCCTGCTGATCAGCACTGATTGACTGATTGACTTCATTGACAAATTTTTGGGCTTGCCTCAAAAGTGCTTGGTTGAGTTCAAAGGCTTGTTGAGGTTGAAACCCATAGGTTTTTAGAACAACAGAACCAACGAGTGGTTGTGGTTGAACACTCACTTGCCTCCTGAAAAATTCAACTTGCTGATTAGAAGAACTTTTCGCAGGCAAGCCTGCCCACACATCAGGCCGTTGGGGAGCGTAAATCGCCTCTAGTAGTTGAGGTTCCGGGTAGAGCTTGTTTTTGACATCGGGCGAGGCCAGATAGACTTTGAGATATTGGCCATCAAGCAGAGAACTAATGGCTTGTGGAACAGCAGCTGTAGCTCCTAAAATTGTATTTGCCGTGTTGTTCATCGGCGTCGGTTGTTGAATCACAAATTGCGACACCGATGTGTAACGACTTCGCCCAATACTGAAAGAATAGAAAGCCGCTAAGCCTATAAATCCAAGAACCACCGTTCTTGGAGACAAGATTGCTTTAGCGACTCGAGAAAGACGCTGTTTCCAGGTGTTTTCTAATTGAAGATTGGGCTCGGCAGCTTGCATCAATGTTTTTGGAAAGATCGCCGTAGAAGGCAACGGCTGCTCTTGTGTCGACCGAGGTTTCGGGGATTCAGAAAAGGTCTCCTCGGGTGGAAGAGATTTAGTCATCGCTGCTCACAAGCAACATGGACTCGTTGACCCGGTACAAGATAAGCGCAAAACTAGCACAAGATAAGGAGCAAATCAGCAAATAATTGAACGAGATAGAAGGAATAGGATAAGAATCGTTGATTGCAAACCGAAACAGTTCTACTCCATGAAGTATTGGATTCCATGTAATCAAGGGTCGAGCCTCAGGAGCAAGCTCGAACGTGGCAAAAAACATACCAGACGTCCATATAATTAAGCGCTGCAATACACGTTTAACAATCTTCTTCACAGCCGGAACAAACTGACCCAGGAAAGTAATGCATATTCCAAAGCCAACGGCCATAATGACAGTTAGTAAGTAAGCACTAATTGCTAATCCTGGGCGGTCAAATTGAAATGTCCAGGTGAAACACCAGCCAAGTATTAATGTAATTAAAGACAACGTGGCCAAGGCTCTTACATCATTCACAGCAGATGCCAATAAAATATCGAGAGGCCTGACCCGAGAGTAAAAAAGAGGTGCTTTTAACTTCAATCCGTTGATTGATTTAAGTGCTACATTTCGGAAAAGGAAAACGATTGCAATGCCTGTCACCAAGAAGGTAATAGGATCGAAATAAAGTTCCGAGCTAATAGTCGTTATATCTGTTGAGATAAGTGGGGTCGAACCACTGACGGCAAGTCTTAGTCCTACCCTGATGAATACGAAGAGAAGTAGAAGTTGTAAAGGCTGCACCAAAGCTTCCCAAGCACCAAAAGGACTATCGGACGCGTTTCGATCTCTCTCATAAACAGACACTGCCAGTATCACAGCAAGCTGTGATCGCATCTTTGAAATCAATAGGATTAAAAAGTTAAACATAATTACTCAAATAATCTCAAGCAATTCAGACTGATTGTCCTCATTGGAAAGATCCCTTGAGAACAGACTTTCATCGACGATATCACTTTCCTCAACAGAATCACCCTGGCTACTGGAGGCCTTCATCCAATCAAAGCATTCATCCAAACTTCCTTCAAATATTTGCTGTCCAGACGCGTCAATTGCAAGACCTTGATCGCAAAAATCTTTAAGAAATTTTTTATTCCCGCTTGTTGTGATTAAGGTATGATTTTCAATCCGAGCCTCAAACACAGTTCGCAAGTATTTGATCACTTGATCATTTTCGCTGCCCATCAGGAATTGAGCCGAAGGGACCAGGAAAACATCAAATGAAAAAGCCAAAGCCGTCATGAGAAAAAATAATTTCTGATCCCTGGACCTGAGATCTTTCAGGCGTTCACGAGGAGACAAACCAGCTGCATCCAAAAAAGTTTTTAAAAACTTTTCTATATTTAATGGAACAACACGATCTTGGTACAGCGAGCTTAAAAACAGCATATTTTGACGAAGCGTCAGCTTTCCATCCAGTCCACCTTTCAAGCCAAGGGGCCAACTGACCAAACCCTGATGAGAAATACGGCCTGACGCAGGCTGAACCAAGCCATAAATACTGCCAAGTAGTTCATCGCGTATTCGTCGGTTCCCGCAAAGAATCGCTCTCTTTTCACCTTCGCGAAACGAAAACGATATTGGAATGGTATTAATTGTTTTTTCCTTGCGACTAAACTTGAGGACTAAATCCTCGAGCCTGAGGGTCACAGCATGATTTGCGGCGACATTCAAGGAATTGAAGAAGTGTAGTTACAAGATCTTACCATCAAATCCTTGTTGGACTGTCTATCACGCCGGAATCGTCACGACGCGAATCAACTGTTGATCTTATATGGCTATGTTTCATAGCCTTTGCATCACAGCTTTTCGCAGTCGTTTTTGACACCTCTGCTCAAGCCTGGCGAACACAAGGTCCAAAGACTTTCTGCCAATCGAAAGCAATACAGCGTCCGGAAATACTAAGAATGATTGACGACTTGCCAACGCCAATGTTGCGCTGGCGCTCGCTCTGATCAAAGCGTCAAAGGGCGTGAGCTTTGCTCTGCATTCAAAGACGACGGCTTTCTGGATAGCAGCAAGGCCATGGATTTCACAACGCTCAAAATCAATCTGAAGTTCCTGCCCGTTCCAGACCGCCACAAAAACAACCTCAGGTTGAACATTGAAAGTCAGAATCCTGTAGGGACTGGATTGGTAACGAAAGCGATGTCCGGGCAAAGACGTCAGTTTCTTGCGATCCAGCAGAGCCTCCATGGTGAGCTGTGGATCCGACAGCAGCTCAACCAGCGTTTGCCGTTTGGCTGCGCGAATTGGAACCTCGCAGACATGGGTACCCGCACAGCGCAGCGTCATGCTGCTCTCTCAGTGGCGGGATTAAGGCCAGAGGCTTCCTTGAGCAGATCCTGTGCCTCACAGACCGGAAAACGATTGATCGCCTTGAGAGCAAGGCGGGCATTGGCTCGCAGCTGCTCGCTGATGGCCTCGCAGAACGGCACCTGAGCGAGAAGATCCACGGTGCGACGCATGATCCGAACCACATCGCCTTCATCCAGTGATGTGTTGGCAATCAGGTCGCTCCAGGCAGTCCCTCTGGCCCAGGCCTCCACCAGACCCATCAGTTCTGGTTCCCACCAGGCCGGGACCACAACGTTTAAACGCTCCTGGGTGCGCAACAGCTCGCGACGGACACCGGATAGATCATGCAAAGCCTCCTCAGCAGCGGGTGGCGGTGGAAAACCGCTCCAGAGATCAGGCCGATTCACCTCCGTGCTGATCGCTTCAAACACAGCCGCGAGATCAGCCGGGTGCAGCTCATCGAGATGACCGCTCATCAGCGCCAACCCAAGCCACAGCTCGTTATCGCCGCGCAGCGCAGCGACTGTGCGACCGATTTCCGTCGGTTCGAGCTCAACCAAGCAGCCAAACTGCTGAAGAATCTCAAGCAGGGATAAAAAGGTCTCCCAATGTCTGTTGGCGCGGTGATGCAGAAGTCGCTGCCGCTCCTCGATTTCCTCCTCGAGCTCCTCCATTCGCCGGCGGTGTTTCTTGAGCTGTTTGCGATCCCCCCAGCCATGGGCGGGATGCTGCTCTTGCTCTTGCTCAAGGGTCTGCACAAGCCTGGACTGGGTGAGCACCTCACCGGCCAGGTCGTATTGCGGAGTTGTCATGTCGTGACGCCCGGCCATGTGCGCTACCGCCAGCGCCAGACCACCACTTTGTTGATCCCCATGACGCAGCTCTCCGGCCCGCTGGAGATCGGGCGCCTCCACGTTGTCCACCTGCAGACAGCTGAGCTCGGCGTGGAGGCTGACCACGGATTGGCAGGGAACCAGAAGCCAGAGGTTGTCATCCGTCAGGCAAAGCAGAAGCGGGAACTGGCCAGGACCGTCCACTTTCTCCACGATCACGGCGGGAGTGACCCGTCCCCGCAACTGAGGCGACTTGAGGCTCACCAGGGTTCCTGAGCTTGCAAACTGCAGCGCCAGCGTCAGCTCATTGGCCAGGGTTTCCTCGGCCTGCTGCTGCAGGATTCGCAATAGTCGCCGCTCCTCCCGCAGCCTTCCGCGCAGTTTCTCGTAGTCCTCAAAGTCCTCCCAGGGCACATCGCCAGCCACCCCTTCCAGCTGCCCGAGTTGCAGCCGCAACTGCGACAAGGTTGTTTCTTCCTCCACCAGATCCAGGCTGGCCAGATAGCGACCGAAGCTTCGTTCCACCAGCTCCCGTGCCTTGTCGAGATCGTGACGCTGCAGCAGATTCAGCACCATGCCGTAGCTGGGCGTGAACTGACTGACCAGAGGATCAGCCGGACTGGTGGCAAGCTGTCCGGCCTCCCTAACGCCTTCAAAGCGGCTCTGCACCGTCACGACGTAGCCGCGTGAATCGAGGCCACGACGCCCAGCCCGGCCTGCCATCTGCAGAAACTCGCTGCCCATCAGAGGCCGGTGGCCCCGCTCGGTGCGCTTGGAGAGCGCAGCGATCACCGTGCTTCGGGCCGGCATGTTGATTCCGGCAGCGAGGGTTTCGGTGGCGAACACCACCTTCACGAGGCCCTGTTGGAACAACTCCTCAATTAGTTCCTTCCAGGCCGGCAGCACCCCGGCATGGTGGGCGGCAATTCCCCTCAGCAGAGCATCCGCATGGATGCCATCGCGCACCGCTTCCGGATTTGCCTCGCTGTACGACGTGAAGCGATCGCGGATACGCGCCTGTTCCTTGGGGCTAACCAGGCACTGAGCTCCGAGATCCCTGACGGCCTTGTCGCAGCCGCGACGGCTGAAGATGAAATAGATCGCCGGAAGCATGGATCGCTCAGCCATCTGAGCCACCACGAAACTGATTGGTGGTGGCTCGGGCTGAGGGGGTTTGGGAGAGCGTCCCTTGCGTTTGCTTCCCTTGGGCGCTCGCCAGACCTTGCAGTTGGGATGGAGTCCTGTGCCTTGCTCATTCAGCAGGGGATGCAGCCCCTTGGCGCTGCAAAAACTGAACTGGAGCGGCACCGGTCGGTGATCGCTGAGCACCAGCTCTGTGGGGCCGTGGACCTTTTCGATCCAGTCGGTGAGTTGCCCGGCGTTGGCCACCGTGGCCGATAGGGCCACCAGCTGAACTGGAGGCGGACAGTGAATGATCGATTCCTCCCAGACCGTTCCCCGCTGGGAATCATTCATGTAATGGCACTCATCGAGAACAACAGCCTCAACATCCGCCAAGGGGTCGTCATGCTTATTTGCCTCCGCATAGAGCATGTTTCGGAAGATCTCCGTCGTCATCACAACGATTGACGCCTCGCGGTTCACGCTGAGATCGCCGGTCATCAGACCGACGTTGTGATCACCAAACTGTTCGCGAAAATCCCTCAGCTTCTGGTTGGAGAGAGCCTTAAGAGGGGTGGTGTAGAAGACCTTCTGGCCATGGGAAAGGGCCCGATGAATCGCGTATTCGCCCACAAGAGTTTTGCCAGAACCGGTCGGGGCACTGACAACAACAGAGTGCCCCTGATTCAGGGCATCGATCGCTTCCAGCTGGAAGTCATCCAGGGGAAACGCAAAAACCTTGGAAGGGTCGAGTGGTGCTGACCCGTCGGCGCCTGGTTCAGTCATCGCCGGCGGCGCCTTGGATCCATCATTGGATCCTACGAAGGCAGGATCCGCTGATTTCCCTAGCGGTCAGCTCCCCAAGACGCTAGAAATGAACAACTTTATGAAGTTTCATGACAACCCTTGATCTCCTCACGATCATCCTTTCCTTCAGCCTGGCTTGCAGTGGGTTGTGGCTCTACAAGCTGATCGTCGGCGAATCCCAGAACAGCTGACGTCGCGGATAACGCCTTTCCCTGCCGAACCGATGGATGTCTCGAATGGGCTTTGAGAGCAAGGGTGTTCCGTCACCGCTGACGAGACTTGATTTCTTTGAACAGATATAAGCATTCCCATCGCTGCAATCAGGGATGCGAAGTCATCCTGAGGGAGAGTCCATTCAATCGACATGCAGCTCTATCTGGCCGACATTCAATTTGATGACATCGATATGCAGAAGGCGGCCTATGCCCAGTTCATTGAACTCTGGGAAAGCGGAGCCATGGCCAAGGAAGACAAGTTCGAAGGCTTCGAAATGCTGTTCAGAGTGCATGCACCCGGAGAGGGACGCGTTGTGGTCCTCTGCCGTGCCGAGAGTGACAAACAACTCTTTGCCCATTTCGCTCCCTGGCGTGCACAGTTCGGCATGGTGGTTGAGTTCACACCGGTGATCAGTTGTCAAAACGTTGTCGACTATCACAAGGATCTCTTCGCCAAGCTCGGCGGCTAAATCACCGACCTGAGAGATCTGATTCGGGATCCGACTGTCGCCAGCCCGCAGCCAAAGCGCTGCCGATCATGCAGTGAATCACCGCCGAGATGGCACCCGGCAAAGCCGTGAGCGGGCTGGCAAATCCTCCACTTCTGGCCAGCACCACGGCAAGGCCTGAATTCTGCATACCGACTTCAATGCTGATGGTTCGTCTAACCGCTTCCTGCTGCTTGAACAGCTTGGGCAGCAGATAACCGAGCAGGAACCCTCCACAGTGCAGCAGCAGACAGGCCAGCAAAAGCTGCGGACCCTGCTTCAGGAGCTCCGCGCGCTGGCTTCCGACGATGCTCGCGACAATCAAAACGATCATCCCAACCGCCAGTGGAGGCATCACAGGTTCGACGCGGCGCGCCACCCCAGGACATCCCTGCTTGAGCAGCACGCCAAGCGCAACCGGCAGCAGCACAACCTGCATCACTTTTAGGAACAAGGCCCAACCATCCACCGGTACGTACTGGCTGGCCAGCAGCTCGGTTAGCCGCGGGGTCATCACCACAGCCGCAGCTGTGCTAACGGTGGTCATCACAACGGAGAGCGCGACGTCAGCGCGGGCAATCAGGGCCACAACGTTGCTGGCGGTCCCTCCAGGACAACAGCCCACCAAAATCAGACCCACCGCCAGTGGTGGAGAAAGCTGCAGCAGCAAGGCCAGGGTCGCCGCTAGTCCGGGCATCACGATGAACTGTGCCATCGAACCCAGCAGAACCGCCCGCGGCCGCTGACCAACCCGAACAAAGTCCTGCGGTGCCAAACCCAGCCCCATTCCCAGCATGATCACCCCCAGCCCGAGGGTGATCAGGGGACCGCGAAACCAGGTGAACAAGGGTGGATAGAGCAGGGCCAGGACCGCTCCGAGCAACGTCCAGAGCGGGAACCACAGCGTGAAACGCTCCAGCGACATGGGCTCCCTCCGTGATCGACTCCGCCATCCTCCGCCGAGGCAGCGCGCAGACTGATCCGATGAGCCCAGTCGACCCGGCCCGACGTCGCCGCCTCCGCACCTGGAGCCCAGGCCAGGAGCGGTGGCAGCTTTGCAGTGCGAACGGACCGGGCACACCACTGTTGGATCTGGCCAGCAATGACTATCTAGGCCTCAGTCGTCATCCTGATCTGGTGGCCGCAGCAACAACGGCCCTGCAGCAGGAGGGAGTGGGCGCAGGGGGGTCACGGCTTGTGACGGGCAGCCGCCCCAGCCATGACGAACTGGAGCAGGCCCTGGCCCGATGGCTGAATCGTGAGCGGGTGCTGCTGTTTCCAAGCGGTTTCCAAGCCAACATCGCTGCCGTCAGTGCCCTT
Coding sequences within:
- a CDS encoding rhamnan synthesis F family protein, yielding MNSHTNEIIEDISLYQSLIKKRQFNMAWELLSKIHGVKNLSEELADFFALENEVLQHNGVNFKNLEYQNKLITKKASDHSGIKQVRIDHEHDWYFNDEVAQCILKSWRKISPQLLPSSIHRLLVIGNNLDMSTGVFRPISHVLNFLYHHGGFNLSTIQFNNDISKSEITKNLEAFDLIIINGIQQVCHVKELTVWLEDNSTNIPVYGYVHETKWIFDQLNQTEIQRLKTFIQHSHILLCSKDQVSDISNLSKAPSMTVVHNPTLCETLKKNHKVTNLRNPSRLNHSTQTTTVIMVGSIIKRKGYEFFSECAHTANRNGNYIFQWVGKHRDASIRLDPEIDYPGEVASKEVEMYLRNSNIFFLSSIDDTFPLVVVEAYINGCKLLLPKTTGIAKYFKNLSGVIIYDRHDADHIAIRLKELQEYPTPTTNDQELISKNFGLSTYLERFFKAINQSIYEAHTQSLSKLYESQKRQKITIFLHLYHTDLVFELSRELEAIVNHECTLIVTLPTSKSTPGSIQWLESIFIKRFNKVFVIPCDNRGLDIYPFFKSIEFLVKHQPEALEHDHLILKIHSKRSFTSSGIIKGNRWRRGLLKGLLGTRENCSKLISFIESNDSIGLAAPEQFLMDKSLRDLQESNNKFSIDQLIECYGISQGEGTKKFIRGTMFWTKSSLLIQPLTRHKLPSREEFPPGYSSDGTLAHAFERILSYIPLDQNSFLPIPKKAPYQYLTVEMLNNKEIGKSLSIYSEPFVFPDIAISDASKVSLCTNFEYLSKDSKKLFDYGLLVDECSFKEEENALEMCKVVIAIDALKSLRSPSIYYLNDSTIQKTNKSYTLKNLSRDAIIDILSAHLGCINRRG
- a CDS encoding sugar ABC transporter, whose translation is MTKSLPPEETFSESPKPRSTQEQPLPSTAIFPKTLMQAAEPNLQLENTWKQRLSRVAKAILSPRTVVLGFIGLAAFYSFSIGRSRYTSVSQFVIQQPTPMNNTANTILGATAAVPQAISSLLDGQYLKVYLASPDVKNKLYPEPQLLEAIYAPQRPDVWAGLPAKSSSNQQVEFFRRQVSVQPQPLVGSVVLKTYGFQPQQAFELNQALLRQAQKFVNEVNQSISADQQAFAQKELEISKDELQKAKQKLQNFQDKYGQLSPEVEQQTTSSFIAQLESNLVDLKVELATLKRRYVDPASPEVAYVADQVQELERQIREERQKAVGPNGRDLNKLTSQSESLKADVEFATTALEAARLAVDNSRRESQRQAKFIVMLSKPQLATSEDMNWRWQFFLASIGIVIVGWAVGGFILAAVRKQ
- a CDS encoding ABC transporter permease, with protein sequence MRSQLAVILAVSVYERDRNASDSPFGAWEALVQPLQLLLLFVFIRVGLRLAVSGSTPLISTDITTISSELYFDPITFLVTGIAIVFLFRNVALKSINGLKLKAPLFYSRVRPLDILLASAVNDVRALATLSLITLILGWCFTWTFQFDRPGLAISAYLLTVIMAVGFGICITFLGQFVPAVKKIVKRVLQRLIIWTSGMFFATFELAPEARPLITWNPILHGVELFRFAINDSYPIPSISFNYLLICSLSCASFALILYRVNESMLLVSSDD
- a CDS encoding DUF1997 domain-containing protein, producing MTLRCAGTHVCEVPIRAAKRQTLVELLSDPQLTMEALLDRKKLTSLPGHRFRYQSSPYRILTFNVQPEVVFVAVWNGQELQIDFERCEIHGLAAIQKAVVFECRAKLTPFDALIRASASATLALASRQSFLVFPDAVLLSIGRKSLDLVFARLEQRCQKRLRKAVMQRL
- a CDS encoding RNA helicase; translation: MTEPGADGSAPLDPSKVFAFPLDDFQLEAIDALNQGHSVVVSAPTGSGKTLVGEYAIHRALSHGQKVFYTTPLKALSNQKLRDFREQFGDHNVGLMTGDLSVNREASIVVMTTEIFRNMLYAEANKHDDPLADVEAVVLDECHYMNDSQRGTVWEESIIHCPPPVQLVALSATVANAGQLTDWIEKVHGPTELVLSDHRPVPLQFSFCSAKGLHPLLNEQGTGLHPNCKVWRAPKGSKRKGRSPKPPQPEPPPISFVVAQMAERSMLPAIYFIFSRRGCDKAVRDLGAQCLVSPKEQARIRDRFTSYSEANPEAVRDGIHADALLRGIAAHHAGVLPAWKELIEELFQQGLVKVVFATETLAAGINMPARSTVIAALSKRTERGHRPLMGSEFLQMAGRAGRRGLDSRGYVVTVQSRFEGVREAGQLATSPADPLVSQFTPSYGMVLNLLQRHDLDKARELVERSFGRYLASLDLVEEETTLSQLRLQLGQLEGVAGDVPWEDFEDYEKLRGRLREERRLLRILQQQAEETLANELTLALQFASSGTLVSLKSPQLRGRVTPAVIVEKVDGPGQFPLLLCLTDDNLWLLVPCQSVVSLHAELSCLQVDNVEAPDLQRAGELRHGDQQSGGLALAVAHMAGRHDMTTPQYDLAGEVLTQSRLVQTLEQEQEQHPAHGWGDRKQLKKHRRRMEELEEEIEERQRLLHHRANRHWETFLSLLEILQQFGCLVELEPTEIGRTVAALRGDNELWLGLALMSGHLDELHPADLAAVFEAISTEVNRPDLWSGFPPPPAAEEALHDLSGVRRELLRTQERLNVVVPAWWEPELMGLVEAWARGTAWSDLIANTSLDEGDVVRIMRRTVDLLAQVPFCEAISEQLRANARLALKAINRFPVCEAQDLLKEASGLNPATERAA